The Meles meles chromosome 6, mMelMel3.1 paternal haplotype, whole genome shotgun sequence genome has a window encoding:
- the LOC123944254 gene encoding translation initiation factor IF-2-like translates to MLLPPPRPGRPPSAGDSLPRAERALRPRGLGSSLGWLRSASGPAGRPARPRRGLRHFEKKPGPGPASGQPSIAQLAERRTVGRRGVDILRSLVRLRLEGRARCFCAAGEDTAPSRPAQAGPPAAPRRPCPPSRRREALPDPPPPRLRGCRRPGSIPGLPAAVALRVRAAAASARRRPVPRPRRWFAPRDSGSAPAGGRRGSASRQPARLTSGRTLPRGREHRGFLQDNCPSRAGAVSCPASGDGHCFCLSQPPSVCLSPSLSFRWCRNIQTYGARRASSRTRLLCSWDRTVTLRFSKPSPVVRLLRG, encoded by the coding sequence atgctgctccccccaccccgccccgggcGGCCGCCGAGCGCAGGGGACTCGCTGCCCCGGGCGGAACGGGCGCTGCGGCCGCGGGGACTCGGCTCTTCTTTGGGATGGCTTCGGAGCGCGTCAGGACCCGCTGGACGTCCCGCACGGCCGCGCCGTGGCCTCCGTCATTTCGAGAAAAAGCCCGGCCCGGGGCCCGCCAGCGGGCAGCCTTCGATAGCTCAGCTGGCAGAGCGGAGGACTGTAGGGCGGAGAGGCGTGGACATCCTTAGGTCGCTGGTTCGACTCCGGCTCGAAGGACGCGCCCGATGCTTTTGCGCGGCCGGGGAAGACACCGCCCCCTCGCGCCCGGCCCAGGCAGGCCCCCCGGCGGCCCCCCGGCGTCCTTGCCCTCCCAGCCGGAGGCGGGAAGCCCTTCCGGACCCCCCGCCTCCTCGGCTGCGGGGGTGCCGCCGCCCCGGGAGCATCCCGGGCCTTCCTGCCGCCGTGGCGCTCCGGGTCCGCGCGGCTGCAGCCTCGGCTCGGCGCCGCCCGGTCCCACGCCCTCGGCGCTGGTTTGCTCCCCGCGACTCCGGCTCCGCACCAGCAGGTGGCCGGAGAGGGTCTGCCTCCCGCCAGCCCGCGCGGCTGACAAGCGGACGGACCCTCCCACGGGGCAGGGAGCACCGCGGCTTCCTTCAGGACAACTGTCCCTCTCGAGCTGGGGCCGTCTCCTGCCCGGCCTCGGGGGACGGTcactgcttctgtctctcccagccgccgtctgtctgtctgtctccttccctgtctTTCAGGTGGTGTAGAAACATCCAGACTTACGGCGCCAGAAGAGCCTCTTCGCGGACCCGCTTACTCTGCTCGTGGGACAGAACTGTCACCCTGAGGTTTTCCAAGCCATCGCCGGTCGTGCGCTTGCTTCGAGGCTGA
- the LOC123943153 gene encoding uncharacterized protein DDB_G0271670-like — MQQSSSSSSSSSSSSSSGSGSSSSSSSSSSSGSSTTSSSTIQSSSSSSATARDAALSPSISSSNSSSAAASSHAASGSAATRSSLSGANGAASPGVVLWYVATETSPSPW, encoded by the exons cagcagcagcagcagcagcagcagcagcagcagcggcagcggcagcagcagcagcagcagcagcagcagcagcagcggcagcagcaccacctcGAGCAGCACCatccagagcagcagcagcagcagcgccaccgcgagAGACGCCGCCCTGAGCCcgagcatcagcagcagcaacagcagcagcgctgccgcaagcagccacgccgcctcgggcagtgctgccaccaggagcagcctctcaggagccaatggGGCAGCCTCGCCGGGAGTGGTcctgtggtatg tagccacggaaactagcccatcaccttggtag